The Funiculus sociatus GB2-C1 DNA segment GCATACTGTTAAGCTGTTGCGCTTTTAAATTACGTTAATAGAATTACCTTTGTTTTTGAGCTGACGCTCCCACTTAATAATTAACTCACCTTCATTTAAAAGTCGATGTAATAAATATTCAAGTTCTTCAATATAAGTAAAAAGACGATTAGCCACATATTCTTTTGCCGAATGCCACACTAATTCAATTAAGTTATAATCTGGACTGTACCCCGGGAGGAATTCTAAATGAATATTGGTCATTTTTTCTTCGATTTTTTTGAGAATGTCTAATTTTTTATGAAAACTAGCATTATCTAATATAATCACTACTTTTGCACCCCTAAGGGCAAAGTCTTGCCCTTGATTACCCTCCTCTATCCACTCATTTATGAGTTTCTTCATAAAAAATTTTGGCTCTTCAGTACTTAGTATGCTAAATACATAGCGGAACAATAAAAAGAGAGATAACTTTATTGTATGTAATAGGGAGTAAAGCCCGATGGTGATTGACACATAGGGCGCATT contains these protein-coding regions:
- a CDS encoding transposase, with amino-acid sequence NAPYVSITIGLYSLLHTIKLSLFLLFRYVFSILSTEEPKFFMKKLINEWIEEGNQGQDFALRGAKVVIILDNASFHKKLDILKKIEEKMTNIHLEFLPGYSPDYNLIELVWHSAKEYVANRLFTYIEELEYLLHRLLNEGELIIKWERQLKNKGNSINVI